A segment of the Candoia aspera isolate rCanAsp1 chromosome 8, rCanAsp1.hap2, whole genome shotgun sequence genome:
tttaaaaaaagtgaggaaaaaataaaggaagtatAATATATTGCTAAAACAGTTACAACTCTCTATATACTTATTTAACACACTTAAAGTtaccaagactgagaaacactggcagaGATCGTGGGAGATCTGCTGACGGGTTCTGGGTATCTGAAGTCCTATCCTATAGAAGACATGGCAGAATTGTGAGATCTGTTTCTAAAGACAGGACAAAGAACAATCAATTTAAGGATAATTTCTAATCATTAATAATTTCTAATCATTGACATGTCACAATTTCATCTAAGTTTCATTTCTCCTCCTAAACTTCCGTTTTCCCCTCCTAATCTCttagctttcatttaaaaaaaaaacacctccacTTGGGCTGAAAGAACAATTACttccttgtttaaaaaaacacctaGCAAAGCCTTTACTAGAGTGTTGCACTTTctgttttaaaagacaaaagcagGAGTCAGCCAGTGGGCAGGCTGCATTACAGCTCTGCAAAAGCAAGCCAAAAGAaggataaaagaagaagaaaaaggtttGAAATCTTGCTTTGCTTGAaatctttttctttgctgttgtATTTATTCTAAAGTAATAAAGTTTTCCAAGCGTTTGTCTCCTGGGATCTAATCTGGCTGTTGAAAGACCCTCTTATGACAGAGTACAGTATATTATATGACAGAATGGGAatcctaattttttttagatttgggGAGAAATAAGGGTGGATTCCTAACGTAACACAAATGTAAAGGTAACCATTTTTATAGAGGAATGCTAAGGACTGACTAGGAGAAATTGTTTCATTTCTAATTCTCACCCCTACACCTTCCCGGCTTCTAGGTTTTGAAATGCTTGTTTATGTTTGTTAGTTAAATATCTATCCTGTGTTTCTACTACAATTTAAAGGGGAGCACCAAGAAGAGAACCCAGTTTGCCTATTGCCATTAAGAGTCTCCTACTGCTTGCAAAAGTTGATAAGACACTGCAGATATTAAATGATGCTCCCTGCCCCAATAGCTCCTGCTGGACTACTTGTTAATAGTTCAGAGGGGTGGGCTATCAATATATTatacttcctttattttttcctcacttttttttaaagcactttttacgtattttttcttcttgacaatttctgtatttgcattgtaattttctctgtgctttgttctttttcctttttctgttactaTTGTGAGACAGAACTACTTGTTAATAGTTCAGAGGGGTGGGCTATCAAAGCAAATACACAGCATCTCTACCAATGTTTAATGCagagcttctcaaccttggcaactttaagatgtgtggactgcaactcccagaattccccagccagcatggctgaataAATGCCCTatatttgggtaggaaaaatcaaaggtatAATCAAAAGTGGGAGGACTATGCTGGACAGTAGCATATACAAAAAGACTCTGGCTGTTTTGGTGGACCTCAGACTGATCATGAGCCAATACTGTGATGCAGCTGTAAAAAAAAGCACATTAAATTCTAGGTTGcgtggctggctagggaattctgggagttgaagtccacacatcttaaagttgccaaggttgagaaacactggtttaatgacTGTATTTTAAGGCAGCCCTTTGGTCTCTTCTTAGTCGCTTGATCATTCTTTACAGAACCAAGGGATGACCTGTCCTCCAGAAACCTCTGTGTACAGTACAGAAGAAGCTAAACCAGGTTTGCATTCAATGGTCACCTATCATAGGTATTCCTGGACTCCAGAGTTCATAACTGGCTATCTCTGGCTCATAAAACCTCTGCATGGGCTCTgaattccccaacctggcacatTCACTCATGCATACAACAGATCCAGAAAGCAGCATGTTCCCTCCAAGTACTTGGCCACAGTCTAGATGCTAAgacacaaataattatttttgttcttagATATATGAGATATGGAAAGTGGATGGAGATGAACTCTTCTCCTTCTCTTAGatgtgagagccagtttcatGCAGTGATTAAAGGTACTAGATTGGAAATCAGGAGGTTGTGAGTTCCAATCCTGCCTTAGGTgttaagccagctgggtgactctgggccagacactctctctcagccctaggaagaaggcaagggcaaacaactCCCAAAAATGTCGGAAAGAAAACAGTATGGAGTTGTCTTGAAAGcctaagcaaacaaacaaaaaaaaggtaAGATGTAGGAAATCCATGGAAAATAAATCTATCAATGAATACTAGACTATCTTTGACTATCAACAACAGGAAAGAGCACTGGCCACTTAACTTATTTTCAGAAAGTGAGATAAGCCAAGAGCCACTGGGTTGGAGGGCAGGGCTCTCCATTACGCCAACAGCCATGTGGCTTCAAGGCCACAAAGCACAGGGGCTAGAATGAACAGAGGAAGAAGCCATTGCCTGAGTACACGAGGGAACCACTCCCTTAAAAGGACAGAGGACAATTGGATATTCAGTATGGCTCCATTCTTCTTTGAAACAAAGATTCTTATCTAACCATACCAGTTTGTGTATCTGGGAGACTTCATCCAGGACCGAGCCTAGCAGCCAGATTCCATTCTGTGAAGTTGGGACTCAGATTTGCTACCAGGTTCTACCAAACCTGTTAATTAATCTTTTCTCCTTTTGgccctcttctttctcttccttagaATTACTATTGCCTGCAATGAATGCTCAGCCACTGGTCATCACTCAGCCACAGGTGGTGGTTATGCAACCCCAAAGAAACTATTGGCAAACGGGCGTATGTGACTGCTGCAGCGACTGTGGAGTCCGTGAGTGATTGTGCCAATAACTGAAAGGGGGGTTGTCCAAGCCTTCTTAGGAACAAGGGAAGATTGCATTGAATATTGTTCCCAACTGGATATGTTGTAGAattaaattattctttaaaatttgAGTGATGGATGTTCACTAATTGAACAACCCACTGGATTGGAATTATCATGGCCAGATGTAAAAGGGCACAGCGCTTCTGTACTATTAAAACTTGTGCAGAAGATGGAACTGTAAAGTTCTACACAACTGAAGAATTAtgctaaagattaaaaaaaaactggtgtCCTCtgcatgttttgtattttaattctcaTAATTCTAATTCATGGTGGTTGGGAACTACAGAAGGAGTCTAACCTATTCAGGAAACACCAGAATATGGAAAAATGCAGTGGAGTGTGCCTTTAATTTAATGTGGCTTGTACATTAGCTATTTCAGCCCTCCTCTCTCCTAAGTGATGTTTAACTGGCACTTGAATTTGCAGCTTTGATGTTGCAGAAGTAGCATAACTTTCACTTTCTGTGCGATAAATCTTGTCTTTGTTCAGCGCTCTTCCAAGAGATTTCTACAAGGGCTTTTCCTTCCTCTGTCTAGTTTGCTGTGGACTCTTTTGCGTCCCTTGTTTGTCATGCCAAGTTGCTTCAGATATGAGTGAATGCTGTTGCTGTGGAGCATCTGTAGCCATGCGATCTGTCTACCGAACAAAATACCAAATCCCCGTGAGTAGATTTTCTAGCCCATGCTTAGATAAGCTTCAGGTTTATGACCTCTAATTGGAACCAAAAACCAAACTAGAATCTTAAAAGAATTCATGAAATTGGAGAGAAAATACCCGGTCAGAGAGGCCAAcatacacttttaaaaataaggagcATTGAGCGTTGAGTACATGCACCCTCCAGAAatttgtgaaatgaaatgaactggCCTGAGATGTGAATTgataattatttcatttgttattgtggagacagaattttaccagcatccttcttataaggaatgtacgtgttcagctaactgtgtaagctgtaaaTATCAAGGAAAATAATGGCTTCCTTGTCTCAAGAGTTCCAAGGCTCTCTTGGGAGATAtggatgcctaagaataagttggaatgTGGGGGGCTGGCAAGTACATGACAGGTATAAGTTGGAAGATGGTACGAATGGAAGTTAAGGGAAGGAAATACAAACCAGAACCAGCAGAAGCCAGTAGAAGGTAATACAAGAATGCCAGCATGCCCACATGAGGgatatcttgtccgaaagtaacCGGACAGGTAATTATAATGTTAAATTTCCCTCCCACTATGAGATAATTCCCCACCTTAGGGAGGGCCCAAGGTGGAATTTTACAcccaaaggaggggagaaatccctaaatgatgatgggtgtagatgtagtatgtagttaacatagataacacaaatgtatgaatgcctatgtaccctgtgacagaaattgtccaataatcattttatgcttgtaactgtatcttataGACAATGGTATAGaagatgctgtctactaacacaaagggctctcctcttcagaggagagacccccttgttacttgagcgctcaaataaaagggttatcctatttctcgcttggtgtgtttattgggacccataccaggtttGAGGGACTCCGGTCCTAAGCTGTGATTGCAGTCCTTCATTATCTGCAACTGACCGTGAGCTTTCAGAATcatcagaaagaaaataaaaatgacaccCGTTCCATGCCAAACGTAACCCAGCAAGGAAACAGACAGGGGCACGGTATTTAAGGCAAAATCCCTGTCCTACATGCCATGGGACCTTCCATTTTCCTCTCTAAGATTGGAGTCAAAGCTTTCCCTCAAGAAGAGGGAAATGGCCAGAAAATCCTCCTTGCCCTCTTCGAAAATCAACTTTCCCCCTCTTCAATtctttttataggtttttaaggcCTAAAATGGCAAACAAAAGAGGGAGGGACAGGTGGCACTGAACATTCCTGTCATCCAGCTGTTCCCCCACATAGGCATACCCCAAGATCAAGAACTGAATGTGTTTCTTCTCACTTGAAACCAGGGAAACGGTTTTTCCTTTAGGAAATAAATTAGGAAGATCAGTAAATGTTGCTGATTCCACATTGTTGGTTTGTTGCCAGTAAAGCAATTGGAAATATCCTAATGCTCCGTGGCCCAAGAGCCTGGGGCAGGATGTAACCTTTAGCAGACAAGTAGAAGACAACACCCCTCATGGTCCTCCATTCAAAGTCACCTGTTTTGAGGCAATGCCAAGGGAAAAGAAATAGCTTGGAGGAGTCAATTAAATGTGTTTTGTCATCCAACACAGAGTTAGCTTTTGATGATTCCATATCTCTATATCATGGTTTTACTGAAAAGGttattgatttgtttgctttcttttcttttccacaggGATCCATCTGTGGGGATTGGTGCACTGTTATGTGGTTGCCTGTTTGTTCTCTCTGCCAAATCAAGAGAGATATcaacagaaggaaagaaatgggGATCTTCTAGAAGACTCCACACTAGGGTAGACCTTGAGATGTGTCCTTTCTGTTAGAATCCTGAGGAATAAGATGCAGCATAGTAGCTTATGGGAAGAAGCTTTCTTAGAGGCACCCTTGCTTTATACTTCTAAGCATATTCTTAACCCACAAATTAAATTTTAGTACTGGCTCTGAGCTCAAGGTCCAATCACATGTACAAAAACCTGCTCTTGTTTGTGATATTGAACTATAATcgctggtgggaggagatgggtggtgacaaattagatgataaataaataaataaataaatattcctaaaatatggaatttgtccTGAAAAGCTTTGACTCTATCAAGCCTGGGACACAACAAAGAAGATAATTTTCCATAATTGGAAAGAAGTTTACTGTCCTGATTTTAGGGAATGGATTCAGGACTGAGTTTGTTGTCTATGTTTTGAAAGTCTCTGTGTCCTAAAATGAGAAGATGACATATTATGTTgctatatggtctagatttaatgataaacGTAAGGACTGAATTAATTGTATATCAATATCTACGGTTAATATATGGATCTCTTTTTCTGTTAATTAGGTTTTCTTATGCTTAGCTTTATTTTATAATGATATAAGCTATAATATAGCTAGATTTTGTTGGTGCTGTagtttaattgcattttattattatttttttaaaaaaactattcccttccccacccaattttgtgtgtgtgtgtgtgtgtgtacactctccctctttctctctcttgggcAAATATTCCATGCATCTGAGTCCTTAATAGTCCATGCGGTAAATTTAATCCATGAAAATGTATGCCATAAACATTTGTAGTCTCTGGTAGTATCTGTGCAACATGCTGGATTAAAATGTTGACGATTTCAGACTATGGTGTATTGTATGAATTAAGCCTACCGGGTTCATAACCCAGAATTCAGTTAACTTGGGGCACATTGTGCAAACAAACACTTAAGATGATATTCTCTGCACATATTCCATACACTGAAATATATGATAACCAACACATACACATTTCAAGCAATAAAGTAATTATTATACTGTGAATTAGGGCAGGGAGGAAACTTCCCTCATTAAGGCTGCCAGTTTTCAGCATTTTGAAGGTTGTGATTTTCCCTTGGGAAATAGCCATATCTGTGAAAAAGCATGTATATCAACTATTTACTGACTTGATTTCTGTATTATTCCTCCTATAAATTACTCAAGATCACATACAATACACTTATTATTTACCTGGCTTTGACATTGGAGGGATGGAATAATGCCAGAGGAGTGGCATAATATCTGTGTCTAGTCTACAGTGGTTTCAGGTGTGTCTGCAGGGAAGGgagtcaaaaacgtcaagatggtggccacaatcatgcagttagagagccagtttggcctagtggttaaagcaacgggctagaaaccagaagactgagaattctagtcccaccttaggcatgaaggctggctgggtgaccttgggcctagtctctctcagcctaactcacctcagggtggttgctgtggggaaaataggaggaggaaggagtatttggtatgttccccaccttgagttatttataaaaataataaaggcgggataggaaattaattaattaattgattgattgattgaaaatcTGCCCCTTTTCAACCTGTGTGGCCATCTTGGACTGTTTTGACCCTCTCCCTGTGCACACCCCTGAATGTTTGGATGGGGGCAATAAAGTTCATATTGTGTGGTGGCCTGGGGCATATTCGCATCAACACTTTTATTTCTCTTACCTCCTAgatcagtttgaaaaaaaatctcattctcAACTGCAGAGTGAGAAAATGCCAAGAATGTCAATGTGTGGCGCTCCTGAGAAATGTGGCATGTCCAGTTTCAGAGTAAAGATGCCATGCAAAAGCATGAAGTGATACATGCTGTTTTTTGGCTAAGGAAAGATACAACTTTGTAAACTTGCAGGGATTTAGTTGTTGCTGGGAGACAGTAGGCATTTTTTAATCCTTTGTCAGCCCTGTTTTTTTAAACCTCCTTTGGAAAATAATGTTTGGTTGATTTATGCAGCTGCCCAACTTGTAAAAATGACTCTCGGTGACTTACAATTCGGTGACTTACAATAAgaaccataaaaaacaaacaaactaaaaatcaAACTCAATGGATACTTGGAACAGGAAATAGAATAacagaataagaaaataaaaggataGTAAAATAACCAAGGCCAGCCATTATATAAACCATTCAGAAACCATTCTCGGCAGGGTCATCTTGAGCTCTGGCCCAAAGCTGGAGGGAAAAACCAGCAATCCAAGGCCTGCAGAAGGTGAGCAGGGTCAGGGCATCTGGACCTTGGGGAAAACGATGTCCCATAGGGCTGGCTTTGAGACAGAGAAAGCACAGTTCCTGGGTCCCACAGGTACCGTTGTTTCATAGAAGGAACCTGAAGCACGCTCACTCTCCCAGATCTCATGGGACAAGTAGAGacaattggagacaggtggtcccaccGACTCTGCCTTGTGCCATGAAGAGTTTTAGAGGTAATAACCAATACTTCAAATTGCAACCAGAAGTCTACAGGgtgccaatgcagctcatgaagcaggggTGTTACATGTGTATACCGAGGTGCACCCAGAACTACTtatgctactgcattctggaccagtttgtGGCTTccgatggttttcaagggcaaccccatataaagtgcattggaataatccaaacaggagatgaccagggcctgagtgactgtgagcatggCCTTTTGATCTAAGAACTGGCACAGTGGCCACACAAGGAGGATCTGTGTAAAGGTTCTCCTGACCAGAGCTGCTACCTACTCTTTGAACAGGAACCGAGGATATAAGGCAACTCCTAAACTGTACACCAGTTCTATTCCggagaagtgcaaccccatctagagtTAAAGGAGGAGAATCCCAGAGCCAGGGGGCCTCAGAACCCCAGATCAGAACGAGGGACCGCAAAACCCAcagtcactcagtcttgcttgagtTGAACCAAAgcctgttcttctccatccagtAGTGCAGGTAGATATTTTGGATCTCTGGCTTTATTAGGCAAGACCCTAAATGAGTTATTTCTCAAGTGTACAATTACTGTAttatcctcttcctcttcttcccttgaAGTAAGGATGGGCTGCCTTCTGTGATCCATCCACATCATCTGGCTCACCTGGCCAAACCCTTCTAACTCTTTACCCTAAACTTTGCATTTTTCCAAATGGAAAAATCCATGAGAGCCAAAGAGACAGGACACACTAGAGAGAAGTTCACCCCCTCCATCCTCCTGCTGTTTGGGAAAGATGTTCATTGACCTAAACACAATCCCATGTGTCGGCTGTCTAACTGGTCAGAGAATGGGAAAGAGAAAGGCTTTTCTCCCTTCAGTCACACATCCTTATGCCCTCCAAATTTCCAACCctgatttaaaaaatagaaaagaaaccaTCCAAGAATGTGCAATATTCCCTTTCAAACTTATGTAAATCGTAACACCATCATGAAGTTTGGCCTTTTGTTGAAACGGGACACGCAAGACTTCATCCTTCACTGTGTTTTTCCCCCCCGGGGTTGCAAATGTTAGTCATTTCAACTAGTCAAATTAATCAACTTGAGCAGTCAAATTCATTAAGATTCATTAGTCAATCCAGCATTCTGCCTTTCCTGTTTTAGGGCTACTGGTGATTCTGGTTTGCAAGATGTAGTGACTGGAGAAATCAATGTGGAATTACAGTCTAGAGCCATGAGCCATACCTAGCCCTTTAGTGCTGATGGCTAGGAATAAAAAGCCATTTCCAACTACAGTATTCCATCTATTTTGTCAAGCTAGCATAGCTTTTctcaattgcatgccctacagaTGTGGTGGACTAGAAGCATCATGACTCACAGCCATCACAGCTTTGAATTATAGGAGATACAAAATGACATAAATGGAGGGTAGCGTATTAGGGAAAGCTGGTGTAAGTGATTATCTAGATGCAAACTGTGTTGTTCTTCCTCTCCTAGCTAATGGTTTGGAGTCGGCCAAAGTTGGTTGTCTCCATACCTTCCCACCACTATGATGCGGTTCTCATCTCTCACAGCCTCTCATCTCTCACTGTAAAATTAAAGCCCTTTTACTTGAAGTTCTTCTCAGGACAACTTTCTCTAGTCCTCAATTTATCAACATCAGGACACTGATGTTAGAATCATACAGTATGCTTCACGAGGTCTCCTCCAAAAACAGACATGAATATAGGGAGAGTGTGCAATCAATGCAATTTGCAAGATCTCTCTTGAAGTCACACCGTcctatctgtaatggttgcctattctaaaacaccatcaaactcacgagtgtgaattcaaagatatctgatttattaaagaatagtatgcaggatcacagagaaagctgagaaagatgaaagcgcgccaaattcaaactaaccGCCcccggtgcaaatgaaacccctccccccgtagaatcttcctaagttcacaatcccaggtgctcctaacggtttctgatgttctgcgggaaaagtccttgagcagagaacataacccaaacacattccattgtcctgatttcacatgcagagcttggtacaaggtcccacagcagctccctcccaaacagaaacgtgcgtcagcgccatggcatgtgaaacgttacgatgtataaactacattgaatcagtgaacatgacactatcaTTCAACAGAGATGGTAGATGTGGGAGTTACTTTGGAAGCTCGAGTTTCTTAGGACAGAAATGTCAATTATGTCAGGAACCAGCAGATGcctatgttttatgctttttataaatacacttatttttacagaaatgcctgatgtgttttttctgatctctcaggccaaatgctttccagcactctgaacaacCCCAAGCACTGAAGATATGGAGGCATGTTCATTTGCattgtttctgttccttttttcccaACTATCTCATCCTTAGATCACTTTTAAACTCACAGCTGCGAAAGTTATCTGGGTAGAAGTACAAAACATatctctgctaattctgctgAACACGTCCTCTCAGATCTGCTGTACCACACCAGCTACGTATTTGGGATTTAGTCAACACCATATTGTGTTCATGTGTGCATTATAGCCTGTTCCATAAAGCAGCTTATAGTAAAACCAAGGGACAAAAGTCAATTATCCAATAAAGTGACTTCAGCAGCTTTAAATATGATAATCTGAATGCTTTCTCCTCTTAGCATCTTGGGTGTTGCAGAACTATGTATATTTCAGAAATACGTGTCTTACAGTTATATGTGAAAACAAGTGGCTCATATTTTTATATGATGACCCAAAAGCCcatcttaccattaattaatatTGCAATTAATTTGGCGGGGTCTGAAAAATATAAATTGCTCAATGAACTTTTATATTGAATATGCTATTTTGCATGGAGAATTTACgtagaaattaataaaaatagtcTTATCTCACCCATCATGTTTTGTGTGTTTCAAATGTTATTCTGCTCTAAAGaaaagcagtacaggtagtcctcgcttagcaaccattcatttagtgatggttcggacttacgacagtgctggaagaaACGATTTacaactgatcctcacacttaggactctCGCAgggtccctgcggtcatgtgatcatgatttgggaacttggcaaccagcatttatgactgtcacagcatcccatggtcgctcgattgccattttttaccttcctggctggcttctggcaagcaaaatcaatggggaaccacatggtttgcttaacgcctgcagtgatttgcttaatgagtgccacaaaaaaagttgcaaaatcagattggattctcttaatgactgctcagcttaacaactgaaattccagtcccaattgtggtcattaagcaaggaccacctataGGTGTTGTTATTTCATTAGGCTAgtatttctcaaccgtagcaatgttaaggtatgtggacttcaaagctggctggggaattctgggagttgaagtccacccaccttaatgTTGCTATGGTCGAGAAACACCGCTTTAGGCTGTTTTTATGGTGTGCTGGTTATTTGTTAATCTAAGTGCTAAGATTTTCATCTTCGTACACAGGACGAGGCAGGACAATATGGAGAAGACTTTGATTTTTGTACTGTAATTCCACACATCACATAAATTGCTGCAAATGACACGTTCAACCATTGCCCTGATTTTCTATCAACATAATGGAAAGACTGAACAATACAGttctgtggtttttattttattttccttcaagtcagtgttaactcttgATGACTGCCtgcactagtccctgcagttttttctagttttgtttcaTCTTATTTTGAGCTACTTCCTTCAAGAGaggcaacattatgcaaagtgcaagAAGAGTGAGAAATAGCAAGCCAacttgtacttatatttgctgcaaaggaaattgtaagctgtttctccttctttctttctttctttctttctttctttctttctttctttctttctttctttctttcttcttttttactctctctttgtttgtgttagtttttatgttctttgtaaaacttttaataaaatttatttttaaaaaagaagccaaataaactaagattaaaaaaaaagaaaaaagcaagtagAGTTAAACCTAGTTTACACCAGTACAGTTCACTACCCATCTCCGcatctttctgtccttgcaagccATCCTTGCTACCACCCTGATCCTATCCCAGTTTAGATGctggcttttgttctttaaacctcCCTCTGTCTtgttgaggatctcatcaactccatccaaccatctCCTTCCTATTCACACATTAATTCTACCTTCATCTGGCCATTGTGCAATTTGATCCAcattctttctatctctctttttatttatttatttatttatattgtttgtgccttcgagtcagtttttgactcctggtgactgcctgaactagtccctgcagtttgcttaccaacattttcagaagtggtttgccattgcctccttcctggggctgagagagagtgactggctccaggttacccagctggcttagtgcctaaagcaggactagaacgcacagcaTCCCAGTTCCTAGGGACCAAACTAGTTCTAAATGATTCTGTGCAGGAAAATTTTAATGGGTTGTTTAACAACCAAATCCTTTTCACCTATCTATTGTAATACATCGTTTTGTAATACGTtagttttttctagttttgtttcaTCTTATTTTAAGCTATTTCCTTCAAAAGAGGaaggggctgggagagagggactggcccaaggtcatccagctggctttgtgcctaaggcaggactagaactcacagtctcccggtttctagcctggtgccttaaccactacacctaatGGGCTTTGTTCTCTCTATATGGCCAAACTGTAATCTACACTAATATTTATTCATCCCTTTATCTCTTCTTGCTTTACCACACCTATTTCTTAAGTGTCTTATTCcctctgcattcaacttactttc
Coding sequences within it:
- the LOC134502012 gene encoding placenta-specific gene 8 protein-like isoform X1; its protein translation is MTCPPETSVYSTEEAKPELLLPAMNAQPLVITQPQVVVMQPQRNYWQTGVCDCCSDCGVLCCGLFCVPCLSCQVASDMSECCCCGASVAMRSVYRTKYQIPGSICGDWCTVMWLPVCSLCQIKRDINRRKEMGIF
- the LOC134502012 gene encoding placenta-specific gene 8 protein-like isoform X2 translates to MNAQPLVITQPQVVVMQPQRNYWQTGVCDCCSDCGVLCCGLFCVPCLSCQVASDMSECCCCGASVAMRSVYRTKYQIPGSICGDWCTVMWLPVCSLCQIKRDINRRKEMGIF